In one window of Arachis ipaensis cultivar K30076 chromosome B06, Araip1.1, whole genome shotgun sequence DNA:
- the LOC107646940 gene encoding uncharacterized protein LOC107646940, with translation MPLYGKFLKELMTKKRNWGEKETVVLTEQCSAIIQKKFSQKMKDPRSFQILCIIGDIRIEKALCDLGASINLMSLAMMKTIRIEEANLTRMALQLADRTFKFPHGVVEDLLFKVGDFIFLVDFVVLDMEEEANISFILGRPFLATAGAIIDVQKGELVLRPHEEKMVFNVFIAMSNPKESIGECMMIDTIETLYQGVLKEDKLEDAMEQEQ, from the coding sequence ATGCCACTCTATGGCAAGTTCCTAAAGGAGCTCATGACCAAGAAAAGGAACTGGGGAGAAAAGGAAACCGTAGTGCTCACAGAGCAATGCAGTGCTATTATACAGAAAAAGTTTTCCCAAAAGATGAAGGATCCTAGAAGCTTTCAAATCCTATGCATCATAGGGGACATTAGAATTGAGAAAGCATTGTGTGATCTGGGTGCTAGCATCAACCTTATGTCCTTGGCCATGATGAAGACAATAAGAATTGAAGAGGCCAACCTTACAAGAATGGCACTTCAACTAGCAGACAGAACATTCAAGTTTCCCCATGGAGTAGTGGAGGACTTGTTATTTAAGGTGGGTGACTTCATCTTCCTAGTAGATTTTGTAGTGcttgacatggaagaagaggccaataTATCCTTCATACTAGGGAGGCCATTTTTGGCAACAGCTGGAGCTataattgatgtacaaaaaggagaaTTAGTCCTCAGGCCTCATGAAGAAAAGATGGTATTCAATGTGTTCATTGCTATGAGTAACCCAAAGGAGTCCATTGGAGAGTGTATGATGATAGACACAATAGAGACACTGTACCAGGGAGTTCTAAAAGAAGACAAACTTGAAGATGCAATGGAGCAAGAGCAATAA
- the LOC110264007 gene encoding uncharacterized protein LOC110264007, translating to MREEGSSQGRKKRLPVPPALSRLISVITASLAPKVRRHCFHRLHASCSSCQSLLSLFGIAVLIRNHRCHCCCFPRRTEVTATVPAVLAIVNWKEKGIATFKFNGFD from the exons ATGCGTGAGGAAGGAAGCTCGCAGGGGAGAAAGAAGAGGCTGCCAGTGCCACCCGCTCTGTCACGTCTGATCTCTGTTATCACCGCGTCGTTGGCACCGAAGGTCCGCCGCCATTGTTTCCATCGCCTCCATGCTTCATGTTCATC CTGCCAATCATTACTGTCTTTGTTCGGTATTGCTGTCCTTATCCGGAACCACCGATGTCATTGTTGTTGCTTCCCCAGAAGAACTGAGGTTACTGCTACTGTTCCGGCAGTACTAGCTATTGTAAACTGGAAAGAGAAGGGGATCGCCACATTTAAATTCAACGGTTTCGACTAA